The following coding sequences are from one Comamonas koreensis window:
- a CDS encoding NCS1 family nucleobase:cation symporter-1, with amino-acid sequence MTDLAADQNAGFAFNPAQQRPAAAGALPAGVCPSLYNKDLAPTKKDSRSWGAYSLFTLWANDVHSLGNYAFAIGLFALGLGGWQTLTALMMGAAMLFVLLTLSGFMGPKTGVPFPVMSRISFGTRGAQIPALIRGGVAIAWFGIQTYLASKVLDVLLITLFPSLQVLLAHQVLGLPVLGWISFSLLWVVQTMIACWGMESIRKYEAFAGPVILVTFIALAGWVLYSSGGKIQWTAPKPSTGAAMWVQIMGAASLWVAIYGTFVLNFCDFTRGATSRSAVVKGNFWGIPINMLIFGLIVVVLTGGQLAIDGTLILSPTDIVEKIPNKPLLVLASLSLLILTIAVNLMANFVAPALALANLLPRQLNFRRAALVSAILGFVILPWNLYDSPLVILYFLGGLGSFLGPLFGIVMADYWLIRKQRVHVPALYSDDRNGPYHYENGVNRRAIQALVPSALIALLFAFLPALESVSHFSWFIAAGLGGLFYWLLTPKGQHYEDQDGEAIAVNHAQH; translated from the coding sequence ATGACCGATCTTGCAGCAGACCAGAACGCAGGCTTTGCCTTCAACCCCGCACAGCAGCGCCCCGCAGCGGCCGGTGCATTGCCCGCCGGCGTATGCCCATCGCTCTACAACAAAGACCTCGCGCCCACCAAGAAAGACAGCCGCTCCTGGGGTGCCTACAGCCTGTTCACGCTCTGGGCCAATGATGTGCACAGCCTGGGCAACTACGCCTTTGCCATCGGCCTGTTTGCGCTGGGCCTGGGTGGCTGGCAGACTCTGACGGCGCTGATGATGGGCGCTGCCATGCTGTTTGTGCTGCTGACCTTGTCGGGCTTCATGGGCCCCAAGACGGGTGTGCCTTTTCCGGTGATGAGCCGCATCAGCTTTGGCACCCGGGGCGCGCAGATCCCGGCCTTGATCCGGGGCGGTGTCGCGATCGCCTGGTTCGGCATCCAGACCTACCTGGCCTCCAAGGTGCTCGATGTACTGTTGATCACCCTCTTCCCCAGCCTGCAGGTGCTGCTGGCGCACCAGGTGCTGGGCCTGCCGGTGCTCGGCTGGATCAGCTTTAGCCTGCTGTGGGTGGTGCAGACGATGATTGCCTGCTGGGGCATGGAGAGCATCCGCAAGTACGAGGCCTTTGCCGGCCCGGTGATTCTGGTGACCTTTATCGCGCTGGCCGGCTGGGTGCTGTACAGCTCGGGCGGCAAGATCCAGTGGACGGCGCCCAAGCCCAGCACCGGTGCGGCGATGTGGGTGCAGATCATGGGCGCAGCCTCGCTGTGGGTCGCCATCTATGGCACCTTTGTGCTCAATTTCTGTGACTTCACCCGGGGCGCCACCTCACGCAGCGCCGTGGTCAAGGGTAACTTCTGGGGCATCCCCATCAACATGCTGATCTTCGGCCTGATCGTCGTCGTGCTGACCGGCGGCCAGTTGGCGATTGACGGCACGCTGATCCTGAGCCCCACCGACATCGTCGAGAAGATCCCCAACAAGCCCTTGCTGGTGCTCGCCAGCCTGTCGCTGCTGATCCTGACCATCGCCGTCAACCTGATGGCCAACTTTGTCGCACCCGCTCTGGCCCTGGCCAACCTGCTGCCGCGCCAGCTCAACTTCCGCCGCGCGGCCCTCGTCAGCGCCATCCTCGGCTTTGTGATCCTGCCCTGGAACCTCTACGACTCACCGCTGGTGATCCTGTATTTCCTGGGCGGTCTGGGCTCGTTCCTCGGCCCACTGTTTGGCATCGTGATGGCCGACTACTGGCTGATCCGCAAGCAGCGCGTGCATGTGCCGGCGCTCTACAGCGATGACCGCAACGGCCCTTACCATTACGAAAACGGCGTCAACCGCCGCGCCATCCAGGCCCTGGTGCCCTCGGCGCTGATTGCGCTGCTGTTCGCCTTTTTGCCGGCGCTCGAGTCGGTGTCGCATTTCTCCTGGTTTATTGCGGCCGGGCTCGGCGGCCTGTTTTACTGGCTGCTGACCCCCA
- the mntP gene encoding manganese efflux pump MntP, translated as MNAASISLLALAMSTDAFAAAIGKGSALVKPRWSEALRTGLIFGVIEAITPLVGWALGYAAADYVKAWDHWIAFVLLLVLGGRMVLGAFQSADEPEMSRPARHGFWLLVATGFATSIDAMAVGVGLAFLDVNITVVALSIGFATFAMVTLGVMVGRILGNITGRWAEAVGGVVLIAIGSLILYEHMVAV; from the coding sequence ATGAACGCTGCTTCCATTTCCCTGTTGGCGCTTGCCATGTCCACTGATGCCTTTGCTGCCGCGATTGGCAAAGGCTCTGCCCTAGTCAAACCCCGTTGGTCCGAGGCGCTGCGCACCGGCCTGATCTTTGGTGTCATCGAAGCCATCACGCCGCTGGTGGGCTGGGCGCTGGGCTATGCCGCGGCCGATTATGTGAAGGCCTGGGACCACTGGATTGCCTTTGTGCTGCTCTTGGTGCTGGGCGGCCGCATGGTGCTGGGTGCCTTCCAAAGTGCCGATGAGCCCGAGATGAGCCGGCCCGCGCGCCATGGCTTCTGGCTGCTGGTCGCCACGGGCTTTGCCACCAGTATTGACGCGATGGCGGTAGGCGTGGGCCTGGCCTTTCTGGATGTGAACATCACCGTCGTTGCGCTCAGCATTGGTTTTGCCACCTTTGCGATGGTGACCCTGGGCGTGATGGTCGGCCGCATTCTGGGCAATATCACGGGCCGCTGGGCAGAAGCGGTGGGTGGTGTCGTGCTGATTGCCATTGGCTCGCTGATTCTGTACGAGCACATGGTGGCCGTATAA